The genomic segment CCTTCTATAACAACAGCATTAGCTCCAATTAAAACTCCATCTTCTACTATAACAGGTGTTGCTGAAGGTGGTTCAACTACTCCAGCTAATACAGCTCCTGCTCCTATGTGACAATTTTTTCCAACAGTAGCTCTTCCTCCTAATACAGCTCCCATATCTATCATTGTTCCATCTCCAATAATAGCTCCTATATTAATAACTGCTCCCATCATTATAACTGCATTGTCACCTATTGTAACTTTATCTCTTATTATTGCTCCTGGCTCTATTCTAGCATTGATATTTCTTATATCAAGCATAGGAACTCCAGAATTTCTTCTGTCATTTTCTATATATACATCTTTTATAGTTTTTTTATTATTTTCTAATATTTTTTCTATTTCTGTTGATTCTCCTATAATTATATAAGAACCATCACCTTTAAAAACTTTAGCTGAAGTTTCTAAATTATTTAATTCTCCGTTTATATAAGCTTTAACAGGTGTTTTTTTAGTAGAATTTTTTATAAATGCTATTATTTCTTCTGCTGTATTTACTCCGTTCATCTGTCCTCCTAATTATAAATTACTAAATATATCTTTCATGCTGTAAAGACCTGGCTCTTTTCCTACAAGAAATTTTGCAGCTTTAATAGCTCCCATTCCAAATATTTTTTTAGAAAGAGCTGTATGTTTTATCTCTATTATTTCATCATTTCCACAAAATAAAACAGAATGTTCTCCAACTATTGTTCCACCTCTAACAACATGAACTCCTATTTCATTTTCTTCTCTTTTTTTAATTCCTTCTCTTCCATAAACTCTTTCCATTTTTTCAGAACAACCTTTTTCTATAACTTCTAACATAGTTTTTGCTGTTCCACTAGGAGAGTCAACTTTTTTATTATGATGTTTTTCTATAAGTTCTATATCATAATTTCCATATAAAATTGGAACTATCCTTTCTAATATATCT from the Fusobacterium perfoetens ATCC 29250 genome contains:
- the dapB gene encoding 4-hydroxy-tetrahydrodipicolinate reductase: MELIIHGTGAMGTVVSDLAFQDKEIKITGFADELTTEKGDVIIDFSHFSRLESLLNYSEKNRIPLVIATTGYSDEVLEKIKETSKKIPILISSNMSLGVNLMQDILERIVPILYGNYDIELIEKHHNKKVDSPSGTAKTMLEVIEKGCSEKMERVYGREGIKKREENEIGVHVVRGGTIVGEHSVLFCGNDEIIEIKHTALSKKIFGMGAIKAAKFLVGKEPGLYSMKDIFSNL
- the dapD gene encoding 2,3,4,5-tetrahydropyridine-2,6-dicarboxylate N-acetyltransferase codes for the protein MNGVNTAEEIIAFIKNSTKKTPVKAYINGELNNLETSAKVFKGDGSYIIIGESTEIEKILENNKKTIKDVYIENDRRNSGVPMLDIRNINARIEPGAIIRDKVTIGDNAVIMMGAVINIGAIIGDGTMIDMGAVLGGRATVGKNCHIGAGAVLAGVVEPPSATPVIVEDGVLIGANAVVIEGVRIGKGAVVGAGAVVIEDVPAGAVVTGNPARVIKTVDEKTLEKTQLVDDLRK